The genome window GGGGCCAAACACGCACTGGCACCAGCCACTCACCCTGAACCTCGACGTGGAAATCATGGAGGAGTGGTTCGGCCCGCCGAAGGGGGGCGAACTCCCCGCGGTGTATGACGTAGACTATGTGCGCGCCTGGACGCGGGAAGCGTCCGGCGCGGAAAAGAAACCCTGACCGGCCCATGAAACGCAAGAACCTGGACAAGAAAAAGCGCGCCGCGGTGCGGGAGAAGGACTGGGAACGCCACGGCGACACGGCGTTTTCCCATGATCTGGCCCGCCACCGCCGCGCCATGGCCAGGCTCCCGGAGACCGCCATCTCCGCCGGGCAGGACGCGCTGCCGGCGGACTTCACCCCGAACGCCGTGGTCATCGCGCACGCGAAGAAGTGGGTCTTTGTGCAGCTCACGGGGGAGCTTACGGGACAGCCCCGGGAACGCATCTGCCTCATTGACGAGCGCCTGCACGAGGGGGAGGACTCCCTGATCGCCCCCGGGGACCGGGTCTATGTGGAGTTTGAGGGGGAGGACGCCTTTGTCCGCGGGGTCGCCCCGAGAACGTCGGCGCTGGGGCGTCCGGCGGGCGCGCACGACCGGCTCAAGCGCCAGGTGCTCGCGGCCAATGTGGACCAGCTCGTGATCGTGGCCGCCCTGGTCCATCCGCGGTTCCGGCCGGGATTGGTGGACCGCTACCTGATCACGGCGGAGACCGGCGGCGTGCAACCCCTGCTGGTGCTGAACAAGGCGGACCTCGCGGAGGGGGAGGTGGAGGAGCTGGCCATCTACCTCGACCTGGGCGTGACGGTGGTCCGCACGAGTTGCGTGACCGGCGAGGGGCTCGACACGCTCCGCACGCTGCTGGCGGGGAAGACCTCGGTCTTCTCCGGACACAGCGGCGTGGGGAAAACCTCGCT of Candidatus Hydrogenedentota bacterium contains these proteins:
- the rsgA gene encoding GTPase RsgA; this translates as MKRKNLDKKKRAAVREKDWERHGDTAFSHDLARHRRAMARLPETAISAGQDALPADFTPNAVVIAHAKKWVFVQLTGELTGQPRERICLIDERLHEGEDSLIAPGDRVYVEFEGEDAFVRGVAPRTSALGRPAGAHDRLKRQVLAANVDQLVIVAALVHPRFRPGLVDRYLITAETGGVQPLLVLNKADLAEGEVEELAIYLDLGVTVVRTSCVTGEGLDTLRTLLAGKTSVFSGHSGVGKTSL